The following proteins are encoded in a genomic region of Actinomycetota bacterium:
- a CDS encoding cupredoxin domain-containing protein, giving the protein MKRAMVRFPALVLAALTLATSACGSDKPSNVATSPTPSATALGADQYVQNASAFVDAANWDAAATVRLELGEMYFKPEVLTFEAGKPYKVEIVNAGKKDHEFVAGDFFRSIATRKAEDTSAEVKVPYFTEVEVLAGKSTELLFVAVMPGTFEMLCEIEGHREEGMEGTITVTGSPPTVPAPVLAGITTGSWVQNGPALVEAANWDAKKTLRIELGEMFFKPKAIALTVGTPYVLQIVNTGKKKHEFVADDFFGSIAFRKAQDLLGEYKGPTLKEVEVFAGKQLDLYVIPTKAGSYLLVCEIEGHREEGMEGTITVSAA; this is encoded by the coding sequence ATGAAGAGAGCTATGGTGCGCTTTCCGGCGCTGGTGCTCGCAGCGCTGACGCTCGCGACTTCGGCCTGCGGCAGTGACAAGCCGTCGAACGTCGCGACGAGTCCGACGCCGTCTGCGACGGCGCTCGGTGCCGACCAGTACGTCCAGAACGCCTCCGCGTTTGTGGACGCCGCGAACTGGGACGCCGCGGCAACCGTGCGCTTGGAACTCGGCGAGATGTACTTCAAGCCGGAGGTCCTCACGTTCGAGGCCGGCAAGCCCTACAAGGTTGAAATCGTCAACGCCGGGAAGAAAGACCACGAGTTCGTCGCCGGCGACTTCTTCCGCTCCATCGCTACGCGCAAGGCAGAGGACACAAGTGCTGAAGTCAAGGTCCCCTACTTCACCGAAGTCGAGGTACTCGCCGGCAAAAGCACGGAGTTGTTGTTCGTCGCGGTGATGCCGGGAACGTTCGAGATGTTGTGCGAGATCGAGGGCCACCGCGAGGAGGGCATGGAGGGGACAATCACCGTGACCGGCTCGCCGCCTACCGTTCCCGCTCCGGTATTGGCCGGCATCACGACGGGTTCGTGGGTGCAGAACGGCCCGGCTTTGGTTGAAGCCGCGAACTGGGATGCCAAGAAGACGCTGCGGATCGAGTTGGGCGAGATGTTCTTCAAGCCAAAGGCGATCGCGCTCACGGTCGGTACGCCTTACGTGCTCCAGATCGTCAACACCGGGAAGAAGAAGCACGAGTTCGTCGCGGACGATTTCTTCGGCTCCATCGCCTTCCGTAAGGCGCAGGATCTGCTCGGCGAGTACAAGGGCCCGACTCTGAAAGAAGTCGAGGTCTTCGCCGGAAAGCAGCTCGACTTGTACGTCATTCCGACAAAGGCCGGATCGTACTTGCTCGTCTGCGAGATCGAGGGCCACCGCGAGGAGGGCATGGAGGGAACGATTACCGTCAGCGCGGCCTAG
- a CDS encoding alpha/beta hydrolase-fold protein — MIARRALALLVLLASLSLPGAARAGVSVELVKFGDVPVNVVLPDGYDSGPLRYPVIYLLHGYSENENTWLDMGNLAAFAADKQAIFVTPGGDPDGWYSDWRNGANKWESFHIGTLIPYIDTHYRTIGARAGRAIAGLSMGGFGSMSYAARHPVCSSRRRPSPEPWTRPTRAPWQSWLSPAHSVRSPETTGSRCGETR; from the coding sequence ATGATCGCGCGCCGCGCTCTTGCCTTGCTCGTACTGCTCGCCTCCCTCAGCCTGCCGGGCGCCGCGCGCGCGGGCGTCAGCGTGGAACTCGTCAAGTTCGGAGACGTGCCGGTGAACGTTGTGCTCCCGGACGGCTACGACTCCGGCCCGCTACGCTACCCGGTCATCTACCTCCTTCACGGCTACAGCGAGAACGAGAACACCTGGCTCGACATGGGCAACCTGGCAGCCTTCGCCGCCGACAAGCAAGCCATCTTCGTGACTCCGGGCGGTGACCCGGACGGCTGGTACTCAGATTGGCGCAACGGAGCGAACAAGTGGGAGTCATTCCACATCGGCACGCTCATCCCCTACATTGACACGCACTACCGGACGATCGGCGCGCGCGCGGGGCGGGCCATCGCGGGGCTGTCGATGGGCGGCTTCGGGTCGATGAGTTACGCGGCGCGGCATCCCGTCTGTTCCTCGCGGCGGCGTCCTTCTCCGGAGCCGTGGACACGACCGACAAGAGCCCCGTGGCAGAGCTGGCTATCGCCGGCGCATTCGGTCCGAAGTCCGGAGACGACCGGTTCGCGGTGTGGGGAAACCCGCTAA
- a CDS encoding response regulator transcription factor yields the protein MGTRVLIVEDHAVVREGTREILARDATLEVAGEAGTASEAVRLARELRPDVILLDLALPDRNGIDAVPDIAEAAPDARILVLSAYDDEDYVVAAIEAGAAGYLLKTMRGKEVIEAIHAAREGRVTLHPAVAAKLRHSLQKGSPSLSPREREILELAARGLRNKEIGRAMHLSVRTVEGHLSHILAKLGVSSRTEAVVYGVARHWFDMDRTAGETSP from the coding sequence ATGGGTACGAGGGTATTGATCGTCGAGGATCATGCGGTCGTGCGCGAGGGGACGCGTGAGATCCTGGCGCGCGACGCGACCCTCGAAGTGGCCGGGGAGGCGGGCACGGCCTCGGAGGCGGTGCGCCTCGCGCGCGAACTTCGTCCGGACGTGATCCTGCTCGACCTCGCGCTGCCCGACAGAAACGGCATCGACGCGGTCCCCGACATCGCGGAGGCTGCCCCCGACGCCAGAATCCTGGTGTTGAGCGCCTACGACGATGAGGACTACGTGGTGGCCGCTATAGAGGCCGGGGCGGCCGGATACCTGCTGAAGACCATGCGGGGCAAAGAGGTGATCGAAGCGATTCACGCCGCGCGCGAGGGCCGAGTGACCCTCCATCCGGCAGTTGCCGCCAAGCTGCGGCACTCGCTGCAGAAGGGATCGCCGTCCCTGTCTCCCCGGGAAAGAGAGATCCTCGAGTTGGCGGCGCGTGGCCTTCGCAACAAGGAAATCGGCCGCGCCATGCACCTCAGCGTCCGCACGGTGGAGGGGCATCTCAGCCACATCCTGGCGAAGCTGGGCGTCTCCTCCCGGACCGAAGCGGTCGTCTACGGAGTCGCCCGCCACTGGTTCGACATGGACCGGACCGCAGGTGAGACATCGCCGTGA
- a CDS encoding Gmad2 immunoglobulin-like domain-containing protein encodes MRRIGIVLATLALAASACSARTPNAQPSGTTSAEPTASPATFAHQVWFNDADGKLLLGYRTAAGTPAVARAAITSMLDGPTSAERAQGTGTSIPVETKLVDLNIADRVATVDLSSEFEASGGTLGERLRLAQVVFTLTQFDTVTSVSLRIDGRAIREFGSHGLVLDRPSTRDDFEDLMPAIVVEHPIPGDRVSSPVTVSGTANVFEATVSLRILDAGGKEIATTFTNATCGTGCRGTYSVNVTFEVAAEQQGTIEVFVSSAKDGKPTDVVRVPVILTG; translated from the coding sequence ATGAGACGCATAGGGATCGTCCTCGCAACGCTCGCGCTCGCCGCCTCGGCATGCAGCGCCCGAACCCCGAACGCGCAGCCTTCTGGAACTACTTCCGCGGAGCCCACAGCGAGCCCTGCGACGTTCGCTCATCAGGTGTGGTTCAACGATGCCGACGGGAAATTGTTGTTGGGGTATCGGACTGCGGCAGGCACGCCTGCGGTCGCGCGCGCGGCAATCACCTCGATGCTGGATGGGCCGACGAGCGCCGAGCGCGCGCAGGGTACTGGAACGTCGATTCCGGTTGAAACCAAACTGGTGGACTTAAACATCGCCGACCGCGTGGCGACAGTAGACCTGAGTTCGGAGTTCGAAGCGTCGGGTGGAACCCTCGGCGAACGGCTACGCCTGGCGCAGGTCGTGTTCACTCTTACTCAGTTCGACACGGTGACTTCGGTGAGCCTTCGTATCGACGGCCGTGCGATTCGTGAATTCGGCAGTCACGGATTGGTTCTTGATCGACCATCCACGCGCGATGATTTCGAGGACCTGATGCCCGCCATCGTGGTGGAACACCCCATTCCCGGCGACCGGGTGAGCAGTCCCGTGACCGTGTCCGGAACGGCGAACGTCTTCGAGGCGACCGTCAGTCTGCGCATCTTGGATGCCGGAGGAAAAGAGATCGCGACGACGTTTACCAACGCAACATGCGGGACCGGATGCCGTGGTACCTACTCCGTCAATGTGACTTTCGAAGTCGCGGCCGAGCAGCAGGGCACCATTGAGGTCTTTGTGTCGTCGGCAAAGGACGGCAAGCCGACGGATGTTGTCCGGGTGCCGGTCATTCTGACCGGCTGA
- a CDS encoding PAS domain-containing sensor histidine kinase — translation MTWSSGEEPAATGLRERLRSRRFWAVQALVVLVTATHAMVEWLELLTGYSLDAAYFVPASLYFIPVLYASLRFGREGAVPTALWAGLLAIPNMLIWHSGLERVGEATQLLVVVIIALIVSGRVDRETTARHRAETEESSRRASEARYRSLFESAAEPILILDADGTIEEGNAAASALFGRPAAQLRGLDLTRFVDPAAAAVLLRLVRSERSSHKEILIRTADDRRTWVEPVCSAFKDSSGKVMVQAVLRDVTERRERQQGLESYAQQMQQVQEEERLRIARELHDGSVQSLVALCRKLDSVEEATEIAALGDVNRTIRDAREAAEAVADELRRFSRDLRPSVLDNLGLVPAVRWVVNDLERRTGMRGTFTVEGPEQRVHSDVELCLFRIAQEALRNVEHHARASRARVRISFAGTLRLIVADDGRGFDAARNPDGRAPDHLGLLGMKERVRLLGGELRVASSPGAGTSVEASIPMTARPGDGRVRPGTPGHWSREQRIEQ, via the coding sequence GTGACGTGGTCGAGCGGTGAAGAGCCCGCAGCGACGGGCCTCCGAGAGCGGCTTCGCAGCCGTCGCTTCTGGGCGGTACAGGCCCTGGTTGTTCTCGTCACCGCCACGCACGCAATGGTCGAATGGCTTGAGCTTCTGACCGGATACAGCCTCGATGCGGCGTATTTCGTCCCGGCCTCTCTCTACTTCATCCCGGTGCTCTACGCGAGCCTGAGGTTCGGTCGCGAGGGCGCGGTTCCGACCGCGCTGTGGGCAGGACTCCTTGCAATACCCAACATGCTCATTTGGCACTCCGGACTCGAGCGAGTCGGCGAAGCCACGCAACTCCTCGTTGTGGTGATCATCGCCCTCATCGTGTCCGGCAGGGTCGATCGGGAGACGACGGCTCGTCACAGGGCGGAAACCGAGGAGTCGAGTCGGAGAGCTTCTGAGGCTAGATATCGCAGCCTCTTCGAGAGCGCGGCAGAGCCGATCCTGATCCTCGACGCCGACGGAACGATCGAGGAAGGGAATGCGGCCGCGAGCGCGCTCTTCGGTCGTCCCGCCGCCCAGCTTCGCGGACTCGATCTAACGCGCTTCGTCGATCCTGCCGCCGCGGCAGTTCTCCTTCGCCTCGTGCGCAGTGAGAGATCGTCCCACAAGGAGATACTCATCCGAACGGCGGACGACCGCAGAACCTGGGTCGAACCCGTGTGCAGTGCCTTCAAGGACTCGAGCGGGAAGGTGATGGTTCAGGCCGTCCTTCGGGACGTGACCGAACGGCGAGAACGCCAGCAGGGTTTGGAGTCGTACGCTCAGCAGATGCAGCAAGTCCAGGAAGAAGAGCGGCTTCGTATCGCGCGCGAACTCCACGACGGAAGCGTCCAGTCGCTCGTTGCCCTTTGCCGGAAACTCGACTCCGTGGAAGAGGCAACGGAGATCGCCGCCCTCGGCGACGTGAACCGCACCATCCGGGACGCACGTGAAGCTGCGGAAGCCGTGGCCGATGAATTGCGGCGCTTCAGCCGCGACTTGCGGCCGTCCGTCCTGGACAACTTGGGCCTGGTTCCCGCGGTCCGGTGGGTCGTGAACGACCTCGAACGGCGTACCGGAATGCGTGGGACGTTCACCGTCGAGGGCCCCGAGCAACGTGTTCATTCGGACGTCGAACTCTGCCTATTTCGCATCGCACAGGAGGCCCTGCGCAACGTCGAACACCATGCGCGCGCCTCGCGCGCGCGCGTCCGGATTTCGTTCGCCGGCACGCTGCGCCTCATCGTCGCCGATGACGGGCGGGGGTTTGATGCCGCGAGGAACCCCGACGGGCGCGCGCCGGATCATCTCGGTCTCCTCGGGATGAAGGAGCGAGTGCGACTGCTCGGTGGCGAACTCCGTGTGGCCTCATCTCCCGGAGCAGGGACGAGCGTGGAGGCTTCCATCCCGATGACCGCCCGCCCCGGCGACGGCCGAGTCCGCCCCGGAACCCCCGGCCACTGGAGCCGGGAGCAGCGCATCGAGCAGTAA